One window of the Lasioglossum baleicum chromosome 8, iyLasBale1, whole genome shotgun sequence genome contains the following:
- the LOC143211473 gene encoding uncharacterized protein LOC143211473: protein MNEKLLSNMISYSTRTGNSESHKQWLPCRAWDFESLMCPSVFCSKLFGFFPYKYKNEEYVISKMRLAIAAFLCCFHLAVQIYVLYGANYNYSDTSGTIVLTIPENFFILLDGSIPTLMFLTSYARSFMLQRVSKVSRILSPQDFNDMAKFVHTTHVLKFLFTLSVVSTYYANRQNIPLIRYCTEMGMVITSTEGLLLYLYCVYILGACFKKVNESLKRLTESPTNDQSELTELRESRRQAVKLLMKVKYYEDVHAEISDAVDHLNKSSHSVNIVFTASTFVLVTFNIYVAMQWNPNRDSLVLNIYSFYDCCSFGIYRFTQFVILIWICETAMGHAKDINTTIHDLANNCRDDTVKREVIGNRGKLYFTGLNFSFLL from the coding sequence atgaatgaaaaattattgaGCAATATGATCAGTTATTCGACGAGAACCGGTAATTCTGAGAGCCACAAGCAATGGTTGCCATGTCGCGCATGGGACTTCGAATCCCTGATGTGTCCCAGTGTATTTTGCTCGAAGTTGTTTGGATTTTTTCCgtacaaatataaaaatgaagagTACGTGATATCCAAGATGCGACTCGCAATCGCAGCGTTCTTGTGCTGTTTCCATTTGGCTGTCCAAATCTACGTGTTGTACGGGGCCAACTACAACTACTCGGACACGAGTGGCACCATCGTTTTAACGATACCCGAGAACTTCTTCATCTTGTTGGACGGATCTATACCAACGTTAATGTTCCTGACTTCCTACGCGAGATCGTTCATGTTGCAAAGGGTGTCGAAAGTTTCGCGGATTTTATCGCCGCAGGATTTCAACGACATGGCAAAGTTTGTGCACACGACCCACGTTCTGAAGTTCCTTTTTACGTTGTCAGTTGTGTCGACATATTATGCGAACAGACAGAATATTCCTTTGATACGATATTGCACGGAGATGGGCATGGTAATAACATCGACCGAAGGATTGCTGTTGTACTTGTACTGCGTGTACATTTTGGGAGCATGCTTCAAGAAAGTCAACGAAAGTCTGAAACGGTTGACAGAATCTCCGACGAATGACCAATCGGAATTGACAGAGTTACGTGAGTCACGGAGACAGGCTGTAAAGTTGTTAATGAAGGTGAAATATTACGAAGATGTGCACGCCGAAATTAGCGACGCTGTCGATCACCTGAATAAGTCGTCTCACTCGGTGAACATTGTTTTCACGGCTTCCACGTTTGTTTTGGTCACGTTCAACATATATGTGGCCATGCAGTGGAACCCGAATAGAGATAGCCTGGTTCTGAACATCTATTCGTTTTACGATTGCTGTTCATTTGGGATCTACAGGTTTACGCAGTTCGTGATACTGATTTGGATCTGCGAGACTGCGATGGGTCATGCGAAGGATATCAATACCACGATTCATGATCTCGCTAATAACTGCAGGGACGACACCGTCAAGCGTGAGGTAATTGGTAAtcggggtaaactttactttaccggactcaatttctcatttctcctataa
- the LOC143211474 gene encoding uncharacterized protein LOC143211474, which yields MTRHPTRMVNSENSDLWSPWPVKDMRSLMYFNITCSSIAGLFPFKYNSQTYLFSKTRFAVSTITTFAYVAFVVYEAHSAYSMNVFLSRLKYVSMILQFLAVAILIFTTYATTHKRLNVLQKMLKITRILTRQDFNDLAKFIHTKDIIVILYYTTFVVYCAIEWSIFPLLRIGSTYVGGVSIVGEMFYVNCVRVLGACFKKVNERLKQLNNPLMNYRPEFLRTDSLLYGQNTLLLMHVKHCEELHQEVGDTVEVLNDAFRETIIIFTISTFCTITTNLYFVMQWMSKHNIRGVSDFADRFMSFLFAMYSGLKFILSIYVCETATNEAKEITTTVHQVAADCTDSTVRREVIGNYNYSVDLCANSSSRKHIIVLII from the coding sequence atgaCTAGACATCCAACGAGAATGGTAAATTCAGAGAACTCTGACTTATGGTCGCCATGGCCTGTCAAAGACATGAGATCGCTGATGTATTTTAACATCACCTGTTCGTCTATCGCTGGATTATTTCCTTTTAAGTATAACTCGCAGACTTATCTATTTTCGAAGACACGATTCGCTGTTTCAACGATCACGACGTTCGCGTATGTAGCCtttgtggtgtacgaagcacaCTCAGCATATTCTATGAACGTTTTTCTCAGCCGGTTGAAGTACGTTTCCATGATCCTTCAGTTTTTGGCGGTGGCCATCTTAATTTTCACGACGTATGCTACGACACACAAAAGACTGAATGTGCTTCAGAAGATGTTGAAAATCACGCGCATTTTAACGCGGCAGGACTTTAATGATTTGGCAAAGTTTATTCACACGAAGGACATCATAGTCATTCTCTACTATACTACGTTTGTCGTATATTGTGCTATTGAGTGGAGCATATTCCCGCTCCTACGTATCGGGTCTACGTACGTAGGGGGTGTGTCGATTGTAGGAGAAATGTTTTACGTAAATTGTGTGCGAGTTCTAGGCGCTTGTTTCAAGAAAGTTAATGAACGTTTGAAGCAGTTGAACAATCCATTAATGAATTATCGTCCAGAATTTTTACGAACGGACTCTCTGTTGTATGGGCAGAACACCCTGTTGTTGATGCACGTGAAACATTGTGAAGAATTGCACCAGGAAGTCGGCGACACCGTTGAGGTGCTGAATGATGCGTTTCGCGAGACGAttataatttttacgatatccaCTTTTTGTACAATCACGACAAATCTGTATTTTGTCATGCAATGGATGTCAAAACATAATATACGTGGTGTGAGTGATTTCGCAGACCGCTTCATGTCTTTTCTGTTCGCCATGTATTCGGGATTAAAATTTATTCTGTCGATCTACGTTTGCGAGACGGCGACCAACGAAGCGAAGGAAATTACTACCACCGTTCACCAAGTCGCTGCCGATTGCACCGATTCCACTGTTAGGCGTGAGGTAATTGGTAATTATAACTATTCTGTGGATCTATGTGCTAATTCCTCTTCTCGTAAACATATTATTGTTCtcataatttaa
- the LOC143211476 gene encoding uncharacterized protein LOC143211476: MISCSTRAEKPKGYKRWLPCHAWDFESLMSPSVFCSKLFGFFPYKYKNKKYEISKIRLAIAAFVGCFHLAFQIYVLYSVNFSDPNNSITETMPENFFALLDGSIPVLMFLTSYSRLFMLQSVSKVSRILSPQDFNDMAKVLHLTYILHFLCHLLYLPIYFANKQNIPFVRRNVNLIIQMASSEGVLFYCNCTLVLGVCFKKVNDSLKRLRASSTNDQSEMTEEHESRRQSAMLLMKVKYYEDVHDEISNAVDHLNKSSRSINITVTAATFVLVTFDLYTYMLKISATELTINVYSQYEYFLYVFIRLSRFVLLVWVCETAMGHAKEINTTIHDLANNCRDDIVKREVIGNLD; this comes from the coding sequence ATGATCAGTTGTTCCACGAGAGCCGAAAAGCCCAAAGGATACAAGCGATGGCTACCGTGTCACGCATGGGACTTCGAATCCCTGATGTCTCCCAGCGTATTCTGCTCGAAATTGTTCGGATTTTTTCcatacaaatataaaaataaaaagtacgAGATCTCCAAGATACGACTCGCAATCGCAGCGTTCGTGGGCTGTTTCCATTTGGCTTTCCAAATCTACGTGTTGTATTCGGTCAACTTCTCAGACCCGAATAACTCCATCACGGAAACGATGCCCGAGAACTTCTTCGCTTTGTTGGACGGATCTATACCAGTGTTAATGTTTCTGACCTCCTACTCGCGATTGTTCATGCTCCAAAGCGTGTCCAAAGTTTCGCGGATTTTATCACCGCAGGATTTCAATGACATGGCGAAAGTTCTACACTTGACGTACATTCTGCACTTCCTTTGTCACCTGCTATATCTACCGATATACTTCGCGAACAAGCAGAACATTCCTTTTGTACGACGCAACGTTAACTTGATCATTCAGATGGCATCGTCTGAAGGAGTCTTATTCTACTGTAACTGCACTTTGGTTTTGGGAGTATGCTTCAAGAAAGTCAACGATAGTCTGAAACGGTTGAGAGCATCTTCGACGAATGACCAATCGGAAATGACAGAGGAACATGAATCACGTAGACAGAGTGCAATGTTGTTGATGAAGGTGAAATATTATGAAGATGTGCACGACGAAATTAGCAACGCTGTCGATCACCTAAATAAATCGTCTCGCTCGATTAATATTACTGTTACGGCTGCCACGTTTGTTTTGGTGACGTTTGATCTGTACACGTATATGCTTAAGATCAGCGCAACTGAACTGACTATCAACGTCTATTCACAGTACGAGTATTTTTTGTATGTATTCATAAGGTTGTCGAGGTTCGTGTTGCTGGTTTGGGTCTGCGAGACTGCGATGGGTCATGCTAAGGAAATCAATACCACGATTCATGATCTTGCTAATAATTGCAGGGACGACATAGTCAAGCGTGAGGTAATTGGTAATCTTGATTAG
- the LOC143211138 gene encoding uncharacterized protein LOC143211138, whose protein sequence is MVCDSTRNRNSEGHKQWLPCRAWDFESLMYPSVFWLKLFGFFPYKYRNNEYVMSKIRLAFATFFACLHLAFLIYMFYAVNFSERNHSITETITDNFFILLDGFIPLLMFLASYSRLVMLQSLTKVSRILSPQDFNDMAKLLHLTHILNFLHHVAYIPLIYRDTHTVSLTERYISLVISMAASEGMLFCLNCVCVLGACFKKVNESLKRLRASSTNDQSELTEEQESRRQRVMLLMKVKYYEDVHDKISDAVDHLNKTSRAVNINFTWITVSGGLPINVYVQFEYFSFVILRISRFVLLVWVCEIAMDHAKEIHTTIHDLANHCRDDAVMRELKYFALQVVHRDNAITTSAFKINGKLLSQVRSSHLLDQS, encoded by the exons ATGGTCTGCGATTCGACGAGAAACAGAAATTCTGAGGGCCACAAGCAATGGCTGCCGTGTCGCGCATGGGACTTCGAATCCCTGATGTATCCCAGCGTATTTTGGTTGAAATTGTTTGGATTTTTTCCTTACAAATATAGAAATAATGAGTACGTGATGTCCAAGATACGACTCGCTTTCGCAACCTTCTTTGCCTGTCTCCATTTGGCTTTCCTAATCTACATGTTTTACGCGGTCAACTTCTCAGAACGGAATCATTCCATCACGGAAACGATAACCGATAACTTTTTCATCTTGTTGGACGGATTTATACCATTGTTAATGTTCCTGGCCTCCTACTCGAGATTGGTCATGTTGCAAAGTTTGACCAAAGTTTCGCGGATTTTGTCGCCGCAGGACTTCAACGACATGGCGAAATTGCTACACCTGACGCACATTCTGAACTTTCTTCACCACGTAGCATATATACCGTTGATTTACCGAGACACGCATACTGTCTCTTTAACAGAACGTTACATTAGCTTGGTGATTTCGATGGCGGCATCCGAGGGAATGTTGTTCTGCTTGAACTGCGTGTGCGTTTTGGGGGCATGCTTCAAGAAAGTCAACGAAAGTCTGAAACGGTTGAGAGCATCTTCGACGAATGACCAATCGGAATTGACAGAGGAGCAAGAGTCACGGAGACAGAGGGTCATGTTGTTGATGAAGGTGAAATATTATGAAGATGTGCACGACAAAATTAGCGACGCTGTGGATCACCTGAATAAAACGTCTCGGGCGGTTAACATTAATTTTACG TGGATTACCGTTTCTGGTGGACTGCCTATCAACGTTTATGTGCAGTTCGAGTATTTTTCATTTGTAATATTAAGGATCTCGAGGTTCGTGTTGCTGGTTTGGGTCTGCGAGATTGCGATGGATCATGCTAAGGAAATCCATACCACGATTCATGATCTTGCTAATCACTGCAGGGACGACGCCGTCATGCGTGAG TTGAAGTATTTTGCTCTGCAAGTTGTGCATCGAGATAATGCAATCACCACGAGTGCTTTTAAGATCAATGGGAAGCTTCTTTCGCAGGTCCGATCATCCCATTTATTAGATCAGTCATAA
- the LOC143211475 gene encoding uncharacterized protein LOC143211475 produces the protein MISDSTRTGNSESHKEWLLCRAWDFQSLMYPSVFCSKLFGFFPYNYKNNEYVISKTRLAFATLLACFHLAFAIYVLYSVNFSDPDVTILRTETDNFFALLEGSIPVLMILTTYSRWLMLQRLTKVSRILSPQDFNDMAMFLHLTHILNFLYHLSYIPLVYRDKQPVPLTRRYIQLIIAAASSEGMLFYLNCVCVLGACFKKVNESLKRLTESSTNDQSELTEEHESRRQRVMLLMKVKYYEGVHDEISDAVDHLNKSSRSINITVTAATFVLVTFDLYTFMQWIFATNGQSIYVYWQYEYFSFVILRFSRFALLVWVCETAMDHAKEINTTIHDLANHCRDDTVKREVICNRDQTEDLYANNTVQQI, from the coding sequence ATGATCAGTGATTCGACGAGAACCGGAAATTCCGAGAGCCACAAGGAATGGCTACTGTGTCGCGCATGGGACTTCCAATCCCTGATGTATCCCAGCGTGTTTTGCTCGAAGTTGTTCGGATTTTTtccgtacaattataaaaataacgagtACGTGATCTCAAAGACACGACTCGCTTTCGCAACGCTCCTCGCCTGTTTCCATTTGGCTTTCGCAATCTACGTGTTGTACTCGGTCAACTTCTCCGACCCGGATGTCACTATCCTGCGGACGGAGACCGATAACTTCTTTGCTTTGTTGGAAGGATCTATACCAGTGTTAATGATCCTGACCACCTACTCGAGATGGCTCATGTTGCAAAGGTTGACCAAAGTTTCGCGGATTTTGTCGCCGCAGGATTTCAACGACATGGCGATGTTTCTACACCTGACGCACATTCTGAATTTCCTCTACCACTTATCATACATACCGTTGGTTTACCGAGACAAACAGCCTGTCCCTTTAACACGACGTTACATTCAGTTGATAATTGCGGCGGCGTCATCCGAGGGAATGTTGTTCTACTTGAACTGCGTGTGCGTTTTGGGAGCATGCTTCAAGAAAGTCAACGAAAGTCTGAAACGGTTGACAGAATCTTCGACGAATGACCAATCGGAATTGACAGAGGAGCATGAGTCACGGAGACAGAGGGTTATGTTGTTGATGAAGGTGAAATATTATGAAGGCGTGCACGACGAAATTAGCGACGCTGTCGATCACCTAAATAAATCGTCTCGCTCGATTAATATTACTGTTACGGCTGCCACGTTTGTTTTGGTTACGTTTGATCTATATACGTTCATGCAGTGGATCTTCGCTACTAATGGACAGTCTATCTACGTCTATTGGCAGTATGAGTATTTTTCATTTGTAATATTAAGGTTCTCGAGGTTCGCGTTGCTGGTTTGGGTCTGCGAGACAGCGATGGATCATGCTAAGGAAATCAATACCACGATTCATGATCTTGCTAATCACTGCAGGGACGACACCGTTAAGCGTGAGGTAATTTGTAATCGTGATCAGACCgaggatctctatgcaaataacactgtccaacaaatttaa
- the LOC143211467 gene encoding uncharacterized protein LOC143211467 translates to MFVSTIRLEDTKSRRSWRLFQATDVASLMYPNILISLCLGFFPFKYKPGAFVFSKSRFVVSLITQIIYVCGVCFSLYNLNVNLEDRTVELMDMNFFLVSEGLMLLVVYALSYQKFILLGKLTKLSRMLSQQDFCDMAKFVHTKDIIGLILVLSHLPNCYFGLNLVTVSTLTIMYVLTVYFAIDMNYVNCVYVIRACFIKINEHLKKLNVQEQPSLSTVSPQRGQSFLLLMKLKHYEQLHQDTSDVIRYLNKAFLLRIIMASIVTFTVVTFNLYFAILWYGAGIWMSLHKRIWYIPYLGAAMYYMGKFSMMVWVCESAMNRDMEIGTTIHESLNTCTDNAVRRELRYFALQVLHRENTFTSKAIAMNGKLLSQIISGIVMYILILFQFLLNYVACNSDGQDQDK, encoded by the exons ATGTTTGTGAGCACGATTAGGCTCGAGGACACGAAGAGCCGCAGGTCATGGCGGCTATTTCAAGCGACGGACGTCGCGTCGTTGATGTACCCTAACATCCTGATATCTCTGTGTCTTGGATTTTTTCCGTTCAAGTACAAGCCTGGAGCGTTCGTGTTCTCGAAAAGTCGTTTCGTTGTCTCATTGATCACGCAGATAATCTACGTATGCGGAGTGTGTTTCTCGCTTTACAACTTGAACGTGAACTTGGAGGACAGAACGGTGGAATTGATGGACATGAACTTTTTTCTCGTGTCGGAAGGATTGATGCTGCTGGTGGTGTATGCCTTGTCGTACCAAAAATTCATCTTGCTGGGCAAACTGACGAAACTGTCGCGAATGCTGTCGCAACAGGATTTCTGCGACATGGCGAAGTTTGTTCACACGAAGGACATAATTGGCCTGATTCTCGTTCTATCACACCTACCGAACTGTTACTTTGGATTAAACCTCGTCACCGTGTCCACTTTGACAATAATGTACGTGTTGACAGTGTACTTCGCCATAGACATGAACTACGTGAACTGCGTGTACGTCATCAGAGCCTGCTTCATCAAGATCAATGAGCATCTGAAGAAGCTGAACGTGCAGGAGCAACCATCGTTGTCGACAGTGTCTCCGCAACGAGGACAAAGCTTCCTGTTGCTGATGAAGCTGAAACACTATGAACAACTGCATCAGGACACCAGCGACGTCATTCGGTACTTGAACAAAGCGTTTCTCCTACGAATCATTATGGCTTCGATTGTCACGTTCACCGTGGTCACGTTCAATTTGTACTTCGCCATTTTGTGGTACGGCGCCGGAATATGGATGAGTCTACACAAACGGATTTGGTACATTCCATATCTTGGAGCAGCGATGTACTACATGGGGAAATTCTCCATGATGGTTTGGGTTTGCGAGTCTGCCATGAATCGGGATATGGAAATTGGCACTACGATCCACGAGAGTCTCAACACCTGCACCGATAACGCTGTTAGGCGTGAG TTGAGGTATTTCGCTCTGCAAGTGTTGCATCGGGAAAACACGTTCACCTCGAAAGCAATTGCGATGAACGGGAAACTGTTATCGCAG ATCATATCCGGAATCGTAATGTACATtttgatacttttccaattcttATTAAACTACGTCGCCTGCAATTCTGATGGTCAGGATCAGGATAAATAA